The DNA region AGGTAAATCATCGAGGTAGCGGTTTCCCTGAGCTCCGCAGGCAGGGAGTTGTTGACGTTGAGTCCAATACCGAGGATCACGTAACGCCCGGCCTTCCCTTCCGTTAACACGCCCGCTATCTTCTTCCCACCAACCCAGACGTCGTTGGGCCATTTTATCCCCGACCGTATCCCGAACTCATCCAGTACATCGCCCACCGCGAGGGCACCTGTAAAGACGAGTCTGGGATCAACCTTCTTCGGTTTCAGTATCATACTCATCCAGAGCCCGCCCTCGGGCGAGGCCCACGACCTGCCCTCCCGGCCCCTTCCTGAGGTCTGCCTCCTGGCGACGACCACCGTCCCCTCGGGTACATCGGGGGCCATTCTCCTGGCGTACTCGTTTGTCGAATCGACTTCCTCAAGCCGGAGTATCCTTGGCTTAAGCTCTTCCACAGAACCCACCCATATGGGACTGGGACTTCCGGCTTAAAACCTTGTTCCAGAACCCACCGGAATCAAAAATAAAGGGAAGGTCACTGCCATTTACTTTTGTCCAGCTCCCCTTCGGTCTTGGCCACTATCGTCGTTCCAGTTAGATCACCGGTTACGTTGACCATCGTTCTGCCCATGTCAAGGATGGCATCGATTCCAAGGATCATGGCATAGGCAAGGGCCACAGGGCTTCCCGATGTCAGGTTGAGGCCAACACTCTGGAGAACCATGGCGAGCATGATGGCCCCCGCACCGGGAACTCCCGCTGTTCCAATTGACGCCAGAACCGCCGTTAGGACGACCACAAGTTGCTGGCTCGGTGCCAGCGGCTGACCTATGGCGTTGGCCACGAAGAGTACAGTAACCCCTTGGTAGAGGGCAGTTCCATCCATGTTTATCGTTGCCCCCAGCGGCAGTGTAAAGGAGAATATACCCCTGTCGATGCCCATTTTCTCCTCGGCCACGTTCATCGTAACGGGCAGGGTACCACTGGAGCTCCTCGTCACAAAAGCCGTCACCATGGCGTCCTTGGCCTTCTTGATAAACCTGAGCGGGTCGATACCGAACACCTTAAGGAGCACGAAGTAAACCAGTAGAATCTGAAG from Thermococcus sp. includes:
- a CDS encoding biotin--[acetyl-CoA-carboxylase] ligase; this translates as MGSVEELKPRILRLEEVDSTNEYARRMAPDVPEGTVVVARRQTSGRGREGRSWASPEGGLWMSMILKPKKVDPRLVFTGALAVGDVLDEFGIRSGIKWPNDVWVGGKKIAGVLTEGKAGRYVILGIGLNVNNSLPAELRETATSMIYLTGVEVPLDKVLERLVFHLNAWYRLYKARPDLLMVKVRERTFILGRTVEVSLDESSFIGRAVDVLDDGSLLLDVNGELRRVVYGDVSLRPL